The Catenulispora sp. GP43 nucleotide sequence AACGCCGTCTCGATCGTCGGCGCCGGAGCCGACGCCTGGGGCACCACCGACGAGTACAGCTCGGTCTACCGCCCCGGCGCCGAACACGACGGCTCCACCACCGTCGTCGAGGTCACCGCACAGGCCGCCACCAGCAACTGGGCCAAGGCCGGGATCATGGTCCGCGACGACATCACCGGCGTGGACAGCTCCCCGGGCTACGCGATCCTGGCGGTCACCCCCGGCAACGGCTACGTGCTGCAGTGGGACAGCACCGGCAGCGGCCACCTGGACAGCAACAGCTCACCGTCGAACTCCGGACTCGGGTCGGCCGCCTACCCGTCCTGGCTCAAGCTCGTCCGCTCCGGCTCCACCTTCACCGGCTACTACTCCACCGACGACATCACCTGGACCGAGGTCGGGACCGCAACCCTGCCCGGCGTCAACGCCACCCAGGACGTCGGCACGTTCATGACAGCGCACAACGAGGGTTCGGGGGATAGTGGCGAGGTCGACTTCGCGGGGTTCGCCACTTCGTGAGGTCGTGACGTCGTGACGTCGTGAGTTCGTGAGCCCGTGACGATCCGCAGGCCCGCCGCGGTGGCTTCGGCCGCCGTGGCGGGCTCATCGGATCGCCACCCGACCATGCAGCAAGACCGGCACCGCGACCAGAGCCGTCGCGCCGGCGACGAGCAGCACCCCGGCCAGCACCCGGCGGCCGCGGGGCCCGGTGTGGCGGGCGGCCAGCCAGCACAGGACGAACGCGGCCGGCGCCAGCACCGCGTCGTGCAGCAGGACGCCGCCCGCGAGCCACGCGGCCACGTTCCCGGGGTGCCGGATCGCCGGCTCGGTCAGCAGTCCGGCCGCCCCGTAGACCAGCACCGCCGCTCCGAGCAGGATCGTGGAGAAACGCAGGACTCTCATACGATCGCCTCCATCCGTCGGACCCACTTGGTCTGGAGCACGCCCGGGCGGTTCGGCACGATGATCCGCGCAGGATACCCGTGGTCGAGGGTCAGGGTCTGGCCGTTGAGCCGCAGGGCCAGCAGCGCGGCGGGATCGCGCACATACTCGCGCTCCATGACCATCACCGCGTACGCGCCGTTCTCCTCCATCGAGACCACGCGGACGTCGGCGTCGTGCGGGATCCCGGCCATGTCCATCAGGTCACTGATGCGGACGCCCTGCCAGTGCGCGTCCACCGACCAGCCCTCGACGCAGGCGATCGGCAGCGTGGCCGAGGTCTGGGGCAGTGCGGCCAGCTCCTGCCTGCTGAGACTGAGCTGCCGGGTGCCGCCGTCCACCTGCAGTCGCCAGTCCGCCGTCACGGCGGCCTCGGTGATCCCGGCCTGCCCGGCCGTGCGGTTGACCGGCACGCCGAGCTCGCCGACCCCGATGTCGCGCGGGGACAGCACCGACACCGGCCGCAGGCTGTCGACGGACTGCCCGACCGTGGCCACGGTCACCGTCCCGGCCGCGACGGCGGTCGTGGCGATGAACGCCCGGCGGGAGACGCCGTCCCGCCGTTCCTCGACGTCCCGCACCTGGGCCTGCGGCAGCTCCTTCTTCGGGTTCCGGTAGCCGCGGGCGATGGCCGGCGCCTTCACCCCCAGGTGCACGACGAGCGCCCCGACGGTGATCCACGCGACCCGATAGTGGGTCTGGATGAACGGGAACTGGTTGCCCCACACGTACCACTGCGCGGAGTTGAGCAGCCCGGTGACGAGCTCGAAGATCGCCCCCGCGACGAGGACCAGGATGCTCAGCCGTTCCAGGGCGTGGGCGACCGACTTCAACGGCGGCCACGCGAACAGCCTGGGGTACACGGTCCACAGCTTGGCCAGCAACAGCGGGATCGCGGCGGTACCGCTGGCCACGTGCAGTCCCTGCGTGAACCGGTAGCCCCAACTGGGCCGGGTCGGCAGATGATGCGCCAGCCAGGACGGCGGATGCTGGAGGACATGGCTGATCAGCCCCGTGACGAAGGCGGCGGCGAACGCGACGCCGAGCGCGGTGCCGATCAGGGTCGCGGTGCGCTCGTCATGCAGGCGGCTGCGGAAGCGCGGCAGCGGCGGTCGTCTCAGGATGGAGACCAGGTCCTTGGGAATGGCCTTGGGATTGGGTTTGCGCACGGCACCAGGAAACCGCTTGCACGGGCCCCGGCCCATGCTTCGACTCCTTACGAAGTGATGACGCCACCAGCCCCGTGATCAGGTCTTACAGACTGATGACAGCTCGGCGCGGTCCCTGCTGCCCGCACCGCTGTCTCAGCCATGGTGATCCCCATGAAGACGGGAATCGCCCCTGAGCCGCCACCCCACCGACCGCACCGGTACCGCACCGGCGCCGCGCTGGCGGTCCTGACCGCTCTGGTCGCGGGAACAGCCGTCGTGGTCCGGCTGCCCGTCGGCTCGCCGTGGTCGCGCGGGACACTGGGGTTCACCCTGCTGGCCGCTCTGTTCCTGCTCTACCTGAGCGGAGCGTGGCTTGTCAGGTCCCTGAACCGGGCCTGGGCCACGGCGCTGATGCTCGGCGGCGCGGCGGCGATGCAGCTCGCGGCGCTGACCGCGCGCCCTCGGTACTCCGACGACCTGTACCGGTACGTTTGGGACGGCCGGGTCCAGGCACACGGCATAGACCCCTACCGATACGTCCCGGTCTCCTCCCACCTGGCAGGCCTGCGCACGCCGGATCTCTTCCCGGCCACCGCCGGCCCCGGACACTGTGTGACATCGGGCCCTGACATCACCGCGGGCTGCACCCTGCTCAACCGGCCGCTCGTGCACACGATCTACCCGCCGGTCGCGCAGGCCTACTTCTGGGCCGTGCACTGGTCGGGGCCGCGCGGCGTGCAGGTGTTCGCCGCGATCGCGGCCGTGGTGGTCGCCGCCCTGCTCATCCGCGGTCTGCCCGGGCTGGGCGCGGACCCGCGGCAGGCCGTGCTGTGGGCCTGGTGCCCGCTGGTCGCGATCGAGGCCGGCAACAACGGGCACGTGGACGTGGTCGCCATGGTTCTCACCGCCGCCGCGCTGCTGGTCCTCGGAACCCGCCGCACGCTGACCGCGACCCGGGCGGCGGTCGGGGGTGCCGTGCTGGGACTGGCGGTGGCCACGAAGTTGACACCGGCGCTTCTGCTGCCCTCGGCGATCCGTCGGCGTCCGCTGCCGTTGCTCGCCTCGCTGTCCGGTGTCGTGGCAGCCGTCTACCTCCCGCACGTGGCGGCGGTCGGCGGCGGCGTCTCCGGATTCCTCAGCGGCTACCTGGACCAGGAGGGCTACGACAGCGGCAAGCGGTTCGCCGTCCTGGACCTTGTCCTGCCGACGTCCTGGGCCACGCCGGCCGCGCTCGTCGTCCTCGCCGCCACCGCGGTGCTGGTGTGGTGGTACGCCGATCCCGTCCGGCCGTGGCACGGCGCGGTGGTCATGACCGGGGTCGCCCTGCTCGTCGCGGCACCGGGCTACGCCTGGTACGCAGAGCTGCTCGTCCTGCTGGTCGCCTTCGGCGGCCGCTCGGCCGTTCCCTGGCTCGCTGTGCCGTTCGCCGGGTACGCCGGACAGATCGGGGTGAACCTCGCAGGGAGCTACGGCGTGGCAGCCCTCTTCGTTACCGGAGCGTGGCTGGTGCGGCGGCGCGCGGCTTCGAGCGCGGCGCGCGTCCCGGTTACGGTCTCCGCCGCCGACAACGCCAACGCCGACGCCAACGCCGACGCCGGAGCCGAGAGCTCGGTCCTGATCGACGTGATCCTGCCGTGCCTGGACGAGGCCGCGGCACTGCCGTTCGTGCTGGGACGCATGCCCGCGCGGTACCGGGCGATCGTCGTCGACAACGGCTCCGGCGACGGGTCGCCCGAGCTCGCCGCGCGGCTCGGCGCCGTCGTCGTCCACGAGCCGCGCCGCGGGTTCGGCGCAGCCTGCCACGCCGGGCTGCTCGCCGCTACCGCCGAAGTCGTCTGCTTCCTGGACTGCGACGGCTCCTTCGACCCGGCCGACCTGCCCAAGGTGACCGGGCCCGTGCTGGCCGGGCAGGCCGACTTGTTCCTCGGGCAGCGCCGGCCGACGTCCCGGGGCGCCTGGCCGCCGCACGCCCGGCTCGCCAACCGGCTGCTCGCGCACCGGATCCGCCGCACGACCGGCGTGGCGCTGCGCGATCTGGGGCCGATGCGCGCGGCACGGCGGACGGCCCTGCTGGAGCTGGAGATCACCGACCGGCGGTTCGGCTACCCGCTGGAGATGGTGCTCAAGGCCGCCGACGCCGGCTGGCACATCGGCCAGACCGACGTCCCCTACGCGCCGCGCACCGGGAAGTCGAAGGTCACCGGAACCGTCGGCGGCAC carries:
- a CDS encoding molybdopterin-dependent oxidoreductase; amino-acid sequence: MRKPNPKAIPKDLVSILRRPPLPRFRSRLHDERTATLIGTALGVAFAAAFVTGLISHVLQHPPSWLAHHLPTRPSWGYRFTQGLHVASGTAAIPLLLAKLWTVYPRLFAWPPLKSVAHALERLSILVLVAGAIFELVTGLLNSAQWYVWGNQFPFIQTHYRVAWITVGALVVHLGVKAPAIARGYRNPKKELPQAQVRDVEERRDGVSRRAFIATTAVAAGTVTVATVGQSVDSLRPVSVLSPRDIGVGELGVPVNRTAGQAGITEAAVTADWRLQVDGGTRQLSLSRQELAALPQTSATLPIACVEGWSVDAHWQGVRISDLMDMAGIPHDADVRVVSMEENGAYAVMVMEREYVRDPAALLALRLNGQTLTLDHGYPARIIVPNRPGVLQTKWVRRMEAIV
- a CDS encoding glycosyltransferase family 2 protein produces the protein MDVILPCLDEAAALPFVLGRMPARYRAIVVDNGSGDGSPELAARLGAVVVHEPRRGFGAACHAGLLAATAEVVCFLDCDGSFDPADLPKVTGPVLAGQADLFLGQRRPTSRGAWPPHARLANRLLAHRIRRTTGVALRDLGPMRAARRTALLELEITDRRFGYPLEMVLKAADAGWHIGQTDVPYAPRTGKSKVTGTVGGTVKAVADMRKVWKAATG